In Kineococcus endophyticus, the genomic window CACGCTCCTGACCGGCTGGGCCACCCGGCTGCTCGAGGTCGCCGAGGAGGTGGCCGAGGGCATCGGCACCCTGCGTGCCGACCGGACGTCGCCGTTGCGGGTGGCGTCCAGCATGACGGTCGCCGAGCACCTGGTGCCCCGGTGGCTGCTGGTCCTGCGGCAGCGGTCCGAGGCCGGGGGAGCGACGCCGCAGCCGGTGGAACTCCTGGCCACCAACTCCGTGCGGGTGCTCGCCGCCCTGGCCGACGGGGCGGCCGACCTCGGCTTCGTCGAGGGCCCCGACGTCCCGCGCGGGTTCCGCAGCCGGGAGCTCCTCGAGGACCACCTCGTCGTCGTGGTCGCCCCCGGCCACCCCTGGACGCGGCGCCGTCGCCCGGTGAGGGCCGCGGAACTCGCCGCGACCCCGCTGGTCTCCCGCGAACAGGGGTCGGGGACGCGGGACGTCCTCGAACGGGCCCTCGCCGCCGCGGGCCTGACGCCGGTGCCACCCGCCGTCGAACTCACGACGGCGACGAGCGTGCGCGAGGCCGTGCGTGCCGGTACCGGCGTCGCCGTCCTGAGCCGGCTCGCCGTCGCCGACGACGTCGACGCGGGGCGGCTGCGCACCGTGGCGGTGGAGGGCCTGGACCTGGGGCGGACGTTGCGTGCGGTGTGGACCGGTGCCGCCCGGATGGCCCCCGGTCCGGCCCGTGAACTCCTCGGGATCGCGGCGGGGACCGCACACTCCTGACCCTTCGTCTATTCTTTGCGCATGGACGCAAGTAGTTCGTGCCGTCGCACGCTGCCGGCCGACCAGGTCGACCTGGCTGTCGAGGTGTTCCGCATGCTGGCCGACGCCACCCGCGTGCACCTGCTGTGGGCCCTCATCGGGCGGGAACTGCCCGTCGGTGAACTCGCCTCGCACGTCGGCAAACCCGTGCCGTCGGTCTCGCAGCACCTCGCCAAGCTGCGCATGGCCCGCCTCGTCGCGACGCGTCGCGAGGGGGTCCAGATCTTCTACCGGCTGGAGAACGACCACGTCGCGCAGTTGGTCACGGACGCCGTGCACAACGCCGAGCACGCCGGACCGGGAGTTCCCGGCCACCACCGCAGCGACCGCGAACTGCGGGCGCTGCACACGGAGGCCGGCGCGTGAGCGGCCACGGACACGGCCACGGACACGGCCACGGACACGCCGAGTCCCTCGACGACGCTCTCACAGCGAGTTCCGCCGGGATCCGCGCGGTGAAGCTGAGCCTCGTGGGTCTCGCGGTCACCGCTGCGCTGCAGGCCGTCGTGGCGGTCGCGTCGGGGTCGGTCGCCCTGTTCGCCGACACCGTGCACAACGCCGCCGACGCGCTGACGGCCGTCCCGCTGTGGATCGCCTTCGCGCTGGGACGTCGGGCGGCCACCCGGCGGTTCACCTACGGGTACGGCCGGGCCGAGGACCTGGCCGGGCTGTTCGTCGTGGTGGTCATCGCGGCGTCCGCGCTGGTCGCCGGTGTCGAGGCGGTGCGGCGCCTGCTCGACCCCGCGCCGGTCGAGCACCTGGGCTGGGTGGCGCTGGCCGGTCTGGTGGGTTTCGCCGGGAACGAGGCGGTCGCCCGGCTCCGCATCCGCACCGGCCGGCGCATCGGTTCCGCCGCCCTCGTCGCGGACGGTCTGCACGCGCGCACCGACGGGTTCACGTCCCTCGCCGTCCTCGTCGGCGCCGGCGGGGTGGCTGTGGGGTTACCGCTGGCCGACCCGCTCGTGGGGCTGGTCATCACCGTGGCGATCCTGGCCGTCCTGCGCACCGCGGCGCGTGACGTGTTCGCCCGCCTCATGGACGGGGTGGACCCCGAACTCGTCCACACGGCGGAGGTCACCCTCGCCGCCCAGTCCGGGGTGCTGGCGGTGCGGACGGTCCGGTTGCGCTGGACTGGCCACCGGTTGCTCGCCGACGCCGAACTCGACGTGGACCCCACCAGCTCCCTCGCGGAGGCGCACGACCTCGCGCACCGTGCCGAAACGGCTCTGACGCAAGCGGTCCCGAGGCTCGACCGGGCATTGGTCCACGCGTACCCCGGGCACCCCTAGAACGGTGGCGGGTCGTCGTCGGGGGCAGCGCGCAGCACCGCGACTCGTGCGGCGCGGTCGTCGACGTGCTCCCACACGAACTGGGTCTTGAACCGGTGGTGTGTCCGGCACAACGCCTGCAGGTTCTCGGCGGTGGTGGGGCCTTCGGGCCAGGGGACGACGTGGTCCAGGTCGCAGTCCGCGGCCGGTCGCACGCACCCCGGGCCGCGGCACGTCTCGTCGCGGGCGACGATGAACCGGCGCAACGCCGCGGAGGGGCGGTAGACGTCGGCGGCGACGTCGATCACCTCGCGGGTGCCGGGGGCGGTGACGACCTTGCGCCAGGTGGCGTCGGGGTCGGCGGCCAATTCACGCGCCGTCTCGATGGACACCGGGCCGAGGCCGTCCACCCAGGCCGAGTTCTCGGGAAGTTCCCCGCCGTTGTCCTCGTCGGTGCCGAAGAGGGTGGTCGCGTCGACGCGCAGCAGGACGTGGACGCTGGTCGCGGGCCGGTGACTGCGCCCGGTGGTGACGGGGTGGTCCTCGTCGGCCGGTTGCTGGTGCTGCTCGTCGGAGGTGGCGGGGGTCCAGCGGGTGAGGCCGTCGCGCAGGACGTCGACGAGGGCGTCGTTGACCCTGGTGGCGTGGTCGCGGGTGTCGTGCAGGCCGTGGGTCTTGGTGTGGTCGGTGGTGGCGTCGGCGCAGGCGGTGGCGAACGTCATCAACCGCCGTCCCAGGCCCAGGGGGAGCTCCAGGGACAGGTGGGCGGTGGCGCCGTCCTCGCAGTCGGTCAGAACCGCTTCGCGGCCGGGTTGGCGTCGGTGGCGGGTGATCTGGCGGTGGTGGGGGGTCTTGCGTTCGACGAGGCGGAAGCAGCGTCCGCGGAGGGCATCGCCGACGTGACCGGCGCGGGCGAAGGTGAGAGCGGCGTCGTAGAAGGTGTCACGGGCCGCGGTGAGGGCGTCGCCGCTGAGCAGGGCGGCTCCTTCGACGATCTGCTCGACGCCGTTCTCGTCGGTGCTGATCGTGCCGGTGAGGCAGCTCAGGCGCCAGGCCTGGGAGGTGATGGTCTTGGCCTGGCGCATGGTGATGGAGCCGTCGGCGACGGCGGTCCACAGGCGCCGCTCCGTGGTGCCGGTGTCGTGGGCCCAGGTGGTGTGCAGGACGGCGGCCTGCAGGTCCATGCCGTGGGCGCGGGAATAGTGCAGGGCGACGAGTTCGAGGGCGCACCGCAGCGGGGTCATGACCCGGCCGGTGGCCCACTGGGGCAGGCGGCTGCTCCGCTCGACCTGGTCGGTGGCGATGGCGCGTTGGTCGGGGGCGGGGTGGTGGCGCAGGTGTTCGACGAGGTCGGCCAGGGCGAGCAGTTCGGCCGCTTCGGCCTGGTCCTTGGTACGACGCAGTCCGGCGAGGTGGGCCGTGAGGTCGAGGTCGGTGAACCCGTCGGCGTCGAGGGGGAACCGGGTCGGCAGCACGGAGCGCGTGGGGTGTCCCGCGTGCTCCAGAACCGCTGCCGTCATGCCCTGATCCTACCGTCCAGGATCCGTTCGAACAAGGCGAACACGCTGTGCAGCAGCGACTTCGGAGAGTCGACGGCCTGATCTCATCGCCGCGCGATCCACCGCTCCGCGGGCACCGGCGGGAGTTCCCCGGCGATCTGCCAGGGCCTCCCGAGGACCTCGGGCGGGTCGACGTAGAGGCGCGTCGTCCGGTGCAGGACAGCCCCCGGAGCCGGGTGCCCCACGACGGTCCAGGCACCCGGGTCGCGACGGAACTCCGCCACCTGCGCGCCCGTCGCGGGGTGCGTGAGCAGGAGGACCCAGAACTCGTCGTCGGTCATCGAGTGAATCCCCGGTCCGTCGACGACGGCGGCGGACCAGTTCCGGACGAGTCCCGTGGCGACCACGTTGGCGGGGGAGGACTGCGACCAGGCCTCGTCGACGACGAGGTCGGAGAGGACCCGCGCCGTCGCGGGGGAACACGTCACGGCGCCGTCGACCCACGAGCACCCAGCGAGGAGTTCCGCCGGGTCCACCGGGCGGCCGCGCACCCGGGCGCTGCGGGCGTAGGAGTCGAGGTGGTCCAGCGTCATGAGGCCCGGACGGCGGGGTTCGACGGGGACGACCCCGTGCCGGTCGAGGACGGGCCGCAGTTTCGCGCGCCGACGTCGTCCGAGCTCGTGGTGGTCGAGCCCGCCCAGCCCCTCGAACGTGTGGCTCAGCGGCAGGTGCCCGATGTCGTGCAGCAGCGCCCCCGCCCTCGCCGCGTGGTCGTCGGGTGCGACGTGCGCGGTGAGGGCGAGGACGCCGAGGGAGTGCTCGAGCCGGGAGTACGACTGCGTGGTCACCGCGGCCGCGGCGCCGGCGTGCGCGACGAACTGCAGGCGGCGCACCCACCACGACCGCAGGAGCTCCCGCTCCAGCGGGGTGAGGACGACCGTGACGCCCCACAGCGGGTCGCGGTAGGTCCCGTCGAGGGCGAGGGTGTCGCTCACCGGCCCAGTCTGGACCCGGTTCGGGTCTCGGTCGTCAGGCCGAGCAGTTCAGCCCGGTCCGCAGGGCCTCGAGGTTCTCGCGCATCAACGACAGGTAGTCCTGGCCCTCGTCGACGCGTTCGACGGGGTGCAGCACCGCGGTCTCCACGCCGAGGTCGCGGGCGAGCTTGTCCGCGACCGCGGGGTTGGCCGTCTCCTCGAAGAAGACCGTGGTGACCGAGTTCTCCCGGGCCACCTCCATCACGTCGCGGACGCGGGCGGGGGAGGGTTCCACCTCGGGGTCGACCCCGGCGATGCCGATCTGCCGCAACCCGTACCGCTGCGCGAGGTAGCCGAACGCCTCGTGCGAGGTGACGAGCGCGGCGTCCCGGCACCCGGCGAGCGCCGAGGCGTAGTCGGCGTCGAGGCGCTCCATCTCGCCGGCGAACCGGTCGGCCCCCGCGCGGTACGCCTCGGAACCGTCGGGGTCGACCTCGGCGAGCTCGCCGGCCACGTCGCGACCGAGCGAGGCCATCCGGACCGGGTCGAGCCAGAAGTGCGGGTCGCGGTCGTCGTCGGCGTACTGCGCGGCGTCGACGAGGTGCCGCGGCGGCCGGGCGTCGAGGGCGTCGTCGATCGCGGGTTGCAGCCCGCTGAGGTGGACGACGACGTCCGCGTCCACCATCTCGGCCACCTGCCGGGTCGTGACCTCGGTGCCGTGGCTGTCGTCCCCGGCGGCCAGGACGCTCGTCACCACCGCCCGGTCCCCGGCCACGGCCTCGGCCGTGAACTGCAGGGGGTGGGACGTGGTCACCACGCTCACCCCGTCCTCCCCGCCGGTCTGCGGGTCCGGTGACCCGCAGGCGGCGAGGAGGGCGAGGGCCAGCGCGCCGCCGGCCAGCGGCGCGGACCTCACTCGGTGACCTCACCGGGGACGGCGGTCAGCTCGTTCGGGGTGACCTCCAGCGTGCCGCTGGCGTACACCTCACCGGTCTCGATGTCGACCGCGTGGATCTCCTTCGTCGCCGGCTCGGTGATGAAGGCGGTGCCGTCCATCGTGAAGACCTGCGGCTGCGGCGCCTGCCAGTCCTCCTGGACCTCCCACGGCGCCACGACGGGCGTGGAGCGCGTCACGGTCCCGGCGACGGGGTCGATGAGGTGCAGCTGCCCGTCGGTGCCGAGCACGACGCCCTCGCCGTTCTCGCCGCGTCCCAGCGACCGGTACCAGTAGGAGGTGCCGCCGGGCAGCTCCACCAGGCGCAGGGTGGCGTTCGTGGTGTCGATGAGCGAGACGCGCGTGGTGAGGTCGACCTCCGCGTCGGGGTTCGACTTGTAGTCGCCGAGGACGACCGGGGACTCGTCGGTGCCCCACTGGTTGCCGATGCGGCCGTAGGCGTCGGGGCTCTGGACCTTGGTGATCTCGGTGCCCTTGACGACGAGGACGCCGTCGCTGCAGCCGATGACGACGGTCTCGTCGGCCGCGACGGTCTCGCCGTGGGTGTTGGGGCACTGGTCGTTCGCGGCGATCTGCTGGTCCTGCGCGTCGAGGACGCGGATGCCGGTGCGGGCCTCTTCCGTCCCCTCGGTGACGACGAGCGACCCGTCGCTGCGCTCGACCGCGACGCCGTGGTGCGCGGACGGGGTCCTGTACTCGCGCGCCTCGCCTTCCTCCACGGCGTCGTGGGCGACGTGCTCGGAGTCGAAGGACACGACCTCGCCGGTGCCGTCGTCGAAGAGCGTCGTCCTGCCGGCGTGCCGGACGACGTGGCCCGGCTTCTCCGCGGCGTAGACGACGTCGGTCTCGTGGGGCTTCGCCGTGTAGTAGTGCGAGTGGTCGCCGTGCGGCTCGCTCCAGGCGCCGGCGTCCAGGACGTGGAAGCCA contains:
- the aztD gene encoding zinc metallochaperone AztD, with translation MRRSPLLSLTALPLSLTLLTACGGGVSETPAAPPSTSAAPEATEVGAAKARVAVTYDGGVQVLDASTFEVLADVPYDGFTRLNPAGDGRHVMVSAAGGFHVLDAGAWSEPHGDHSHYYTAKPHETDVVYAAEKPGHVVRHAGRTTLFDDGTGEVVSFDSEHVAHDAVEEGEAREYRTPSAHHGVAVERSDGSLVVTEGTEEARTGIRVLDAQDQQIAANDQCPNTHGETVAADETVVIGCSDGVLVVKGTEITKVQSPDAYGRIGNQWGTDESPVVLGDYKSNPDAEVDLTTRVSLIDTTNATLRLVELPGGTSYWYRSLGRGENGEGVVLGTDGQLHLIDPVAGTVTRSTPVVAPWEVQEDWQAPQPQVFTMDGTAFITEPATKEIHAVDIETGEVYASGTLEVTPNELTAVPGEVTE
- a CDS encoding metal ABC transporter solute-binding protein, Zn/Mn family, translated to MRSAPLAGGALALALLAACGSPDPQTGGEDGVSVVTTSHPLQFTAEAVAGDRAVVTSVLAAGDDSHGTEVTTRQVAEMVDADVVVHLSGLQPAIDDALDARPPRHLVDAAQYADDDRDPHFWLDPVRMASLGRDVAGELAEVDPDGSEAYRAGADRFAGEMERLDADYASALAGCRDAALVTSHEAFGYLAQRYGLRQIGIAGVDPEVEPSPARVRDVMEVARENSVTTVFFEETANPAVADKLARDLGVETAVLHPVERVDEGQDYLSLMRENLEALRTGLNCSA
- a CDS encoding ArsR/SmtB family transcription factor — encoded protein: MDASSSCRRTLPADQVDLAVEVFRMLADATRVHLLWALIGRELPVGELASHVGKPVPSVSQHLAKLRMARLVATRREGVQIFYRLENDHVAQLVTDAVHNAEHAGPGVPGHHRSDRELRALHTEAGA
- a CDS encoding LysR family transcriptional regulator; the encoded protein is MPLDRVPDLTSLRLLVAVVETGSIGRGARRVGLTQQAASERLRAVESQVGVALLHRSRQGSRPTEAGTLLTGWATRLLEVAEEVAEGIGTLRADRTSPLRVASSMTVAEHLVPRWLLVLRQRSEAGGATPQPVELLATNSVRVLAALADGAADLGFVEGPDVPRGFRSRELLEDHLVVVVAPGHPWTRRRRPVRAAELAATPLVSREQGSGTRDVLERALAAAGLTPVPPAVELTTATSVREAVRAGTGVAVLSRLAVADDVDAGRLRTVAVEGLDLGRTLRAVWTGAARMAPGPARELLGIAAGTAHS
- a CDS encoding HD domain-containing protein, whose translation is MSDTLALDGTYRDPLWGVTVVLTPLERELLRSWWVRRLQFVAHAGAAAAVTTQSYSRLEHSLGVLALTAHVAPDDHAARAGALLHDIGHLPLSHTFEGLGGLDHHELGRRRRAKLRPVLDRHGVVPVEPRRPGLMTLDHLDSYARSARVRGRPVDPAELLAGCSWVDGAVTCSPATARVLSDLVVDEAWSQSSPANVVATGLVRNWSAAVVDGPGIHSMTDDEFWVLLLTHPATGAQVAEFRRDPGAWTVVGHPAPGAVLHRTTRLYVDPPEVLGRPWQIAGELPPVPAERWIARR
- a CDS encoding HNH endonuclease signature motif containing protein gives rise to the protein MTAAVLEHAGHPTRSVLPTRFPLDADGFTDLDLTAHLAGLRRTKDQAEAAELLALADLVEHLRHHPAPDQRAIATDQVERSSRLPQWATGRVMTPLRCALELVALHYSRAHGMDLQAAVLHTTWAHDTGTTERRLWTAVADGSITMRQAKTITSQAWRLSCLTGTISTDENGVEQIVEGAALLSGDALTAARDTFYDAALTFARAGHVGDALRGRCFRLVERKTPHHRQITRHRRQPGREAVLTDCEDGATAHLSLELPLGLGRRLMTFATACADATTDHTKTHGLHDTRDHATRVNDALVDVLRDGLTRWTPATSDEQHQQPADEDHPVTTGRSHRPATSVHVLLRVDATTLFGTDEDNGGELPENSAWVDGLGPVSIETARELAADPDATWRKVVTAPGTREVIDVAADVYRPSAALRRFIVARDETCRGPGCVRPAADCDLDHVVPWPEGPTTAENLQALCRTHHRFKTQFVWEHVDDRAARVAVLRAAPDDDPPPF
- a CDS encoding cation diffusion facilitator family transporter; the protein is MSGHGHGHGHGHGHAESLDDALTASSAGIRAVKLSLVGLAVTAALQAVVAVASGSVALFADTVHNAADALTAVPLWIAFALGRRAATRRFTYGYGRAEDLAGLFVVVVIAASALVAGVEAVRRLLDPAPVEHLGWVALAGLVGFAGNEAVARLRIRTGRRIGSAALVADGLHARTDGFTSLAVLVGAGGVAVGLPLADPLVGLVITVAILAVLRTAARDVFARLMDGVDPELVHTAEVTLAAQSGVLAVRTVRLRWTGHRLLADAELDVDPTSSLAEAHDLAHRAETALTQAVPRLDRALVHAYPGHP